A region of Anolis carolinensis isolate JA03-04 unplaced genomic scaffold, rAnoCar3.1.pri scaffold_7, whole genome shotgun sequence DNA encodes the following proteins:
- the zbtb7a gene encoding zinc finger and BTB domain-containing protein 7A → MEGGVDGPIGIPFPDHSSDILSSLNEQRNHGLLCDVVILVDGQEFPTHRSVLAACSEYFKKLFTSGLVVDQQNVYEIDFVTAEALSALLEFAYTATLTVSTSNVGEILDAATLLEIQAVREVCTDLLERKILAKNHDQMDSVDQIDQRNHLRAKEYLEFFQSNPINGQPAGAFSWTNQDLRDLQRLGFRGPDGAAAEDEPDSNGMDFYSQAAGERPKPGECDPDSNPGLWLDREEEKPALFAPSQNGQDEGPPPPPLPPDAPDAADSPAFALKDEEADLAREVDGLAASALLQQMMNSVGRQQQQQGGEEERKEDVDGVMDYYLKYFSTSQEGREYSPWSQKGEKKIRAKAFQKCPICEKVIQGAGKLPRHIRTHTGEKPYECNICKVRFTRQDKLKVHMRKHTGEKPYLCQQCGAAFAHNYDLKNHMRVHTGLRPYQCESCFKTFVRSDHLHRHLKKDGCNGIPSRRGRKPRAREAALVAPGPASHPDGNDDNEEAEEEYPEEGALPLQDGLEQHFDGDDDDNGNDLGGGDCGDRGQGDLGGGSGSLNVAGGSSEGNAPGLS, encoded by the exons ATGGAGGGCGGCGTGGACGGCCCCATCGGGATCCCCTTCCCGGACCACAGCAGCGACATCCTGAGCAGCCTGAACGAGCAGCGCAACCACGGCCTGCTGTGCGACGTGGTGATCCTGGTGGACGGGCAGGAGTTCCCGACCCACCGCTCGGTGCTGGCGGCCTGCAGCGAGTACTTCAAGAAGCTCTTCACCTCGGGCCTGGTGGTGGACCAGCAGAACGTCTACGAGATCGACTTCGTGACGGCCGAGGCGCTGTCAGCGCTGCTGGAGTTCGCCTACACGGCCACGCTGACCGTCAGCACCTCCAACGTGGGCGAGATCCTGGACGCGGCCACGCTGCTGGAGATCCAGGCCGTGCGCGAGGTCTGCACCGACCTCCTGGAGAGGAAGATTCTGGCCAAGAACCACGACCAGATGGACTCAGTAGATCAAATTGATCAGCGCAACCACCTCCGAGCCAAGGAGTACCTGGAGTTCTTCCAAAGCAACCCCATCAACGGCCAGCCGGCGGGCGCTTTCTCGTGGACCAACCAAGACCTGCGCGACCTGCAGCGGCTCGGCTTCCGGGGCCCCGACGGGGCGGCGGCCGAGGACGAGCCGGACTCCAACGGCATGGACTTCTACTCCCAGGCCGCCGGCGAGAGACCAAAGCCCGGCGAGTGCGACCCCGACAGCAACCCCGGCCTGTGGCTGGACCGGGAGGAGGAGAAGCCCGCCCTCTTCGCGCCCTCCCAGAACGGCCAGGACGAGGGGCCCCCGCCGCCGCCCCTCCCGCCGGACGCCCCGGACGCGGCCGACTCCCCGGCCTTCGCCCTCAAGGACGAGGAGGCCGACCTGGCCCGAGAGGTGGACGGCCTGGCCGCCAGCGCCCTCCTCCAGCAGATGATGAACTCGGTGGGGcgccagcaacaacaacaaggcgGCGAGGAGGAGCGCAAGGAGGACGTGGACGGGGTGATGGATTATTACTTGAAATACTTTAGCACTTCCCAGGAGGGGCGGGAGTACTCGCCGTGGTCGCAGAAGGGCGAGAAGAAGATCCGGGCCAAAGCATTCCAGAAGTGCCCCATCTGCGAGAAGGTCATCCAGGGCGCCGGGAAGCTGCCCCGACACATCCGGACCCACACCGGCGAGAAGCCCTACGAATGTAACATTTGCAAGGTCCGGTTCACCAG GCAGGACAAGCTGAAGGTGCACATGCGGAAGCACACGGGCGAGAAGCCCTACCTGTGCCAGCAGTGCGGGGCGGCCTTTGCCCACAACTACGACCTGAAGAACCACATGCGCGTCCACACCGGCCTGCGCCCCTACCAGTGCGAGAGCTGCTTCAAGACGTTCGTCCGCTCCGACCACTTGCACCGGCACCTTAAGAAAGACGGCTGCAACGGCATCCCCTCCCGCCGGGGCCGGAAACCCCGGGCGCGGGAGGCCGCCCTCGTCGCGCCCGGCCCGGCCTCGCACCCCGACGGGAACGACGACAacgaggaggccgaggaggagtaCCCGGAGGAGGGCGCCTTGCCGCTCCAGGACGGCCTCGAACAGCACTTTGACGGCGACGACGACGACAACGGCAACGACCTCGGCGGTGGCGACTGCGGCGACCGCGGCCAAGGCGACCTCGGCGGCGGTTCCGGGAGCCTGAATGTAGCGGGGGGTTCGTCCGAGGGCAACGCGCCGGGACTCTCCTAA